Proteins encoded together in one Cyprinus carpio isolate SPL01 chromosome B14, ASM1834038v1, whole genome shotgun sequence window:
- the pdlim3b gene encoding PDZ and LIM domain protein 3b isoform X3: MPQNVVLDGPAPWGFRLSGGKDFNQPLTITRVTPGSKASRVNLCPGDIILAIQGASTDGMTHAEAQNKIKDSTNQLFLKIERPETKMWSPQVIEEGKVNPFKINLEAEKQECKPIGTGHNRRAQPFVAAASLDDKTQVVSSTYNTPIGLYSQDNIQDALQGQIRGLVHEKPEGDITSQTLIGNVAQMSGTPSDGSRAALSAQYNSPIALYSADNVSNTLQQAQMSTVVRQALPSPTPLTSIEDSHVYRMLQDNQEQSHEPRQSGSFKALQDYVESDGTRPMVTRSVKAPVTKPQAATSSLQKLPLCDKCGTGIVGPVVKARDKYRHPACFVCSDCGLNLKQKGYFFVEGQMYCEAHARMRMTPPKGHDLVTVYPTA, translated from the exons ATGCCACAGAACGTGGTGCTGGACGGGCCAGCCCCTTGGGGATTTCGGCTTTCAGGAGGCAAAGATTTTAACCAGCCGCTGACCATAACTCGG GTGACACCAGGCAGCAAGGCATCTCGGGTCAACCTGTGCCCAGGAGACATCATCCTGGCCATCCAGGGAGCGTCCACTGATGGTATGACTCACGCTGAAGCTCAGAACAAGATCAAAGACTCCACCAATCAGCTTTTCCTCAAGATAGAGAG GCCAGAAACAAAAATGTGGTCACCTCAGGTTATAGAAGAGGGGAAAGTGAACCCATTCAAAATCAATTTGGAGGCAGAGAAGCAA GAGTGTAAACCTATTGGCACAGGTCATAACAGAAGAGCGCAGCCCTTTGTGGCTGCCGCCAGTCTGGATGACAAAACGCAGGTGGTGAGCTCCACCTACAACACTCCCATAGGCCTCTACTCTCAAGATAACATCCAGGACGCCCTGCAAGGACAGATCCGGGGTCTGGTGCATGAAAAGCCTGAGGG TGACATCACATCCCAGACGCTGATCGGAAATGTAGCTCAAATGTCTGGCACCCCGTCGGATGGGTCCAGGGCAGCTCTTTCTGCACAGTATAACTCCCCAATTGCATTATACTCAGCAGACAATGTCTCAAATACACTGCAGCAGGCTCAGATGTCAACTGTAGTCAGGCAGGCATTGCCCAG CCCTACACCCCTGACGTCTATTGAAGACTCTCATGTGTACCGTATGCTCCAGGACAACCAAGAGCAGTCACATGAACCACGTCAGTCTGGATCATTCAAGGCCCTGCAAGACTATGTGGAGAGCGATG GCACAAGGCCCATGGTGACTAGAAGTGTAAAAGCCCCAGTGACAAAGCCCCAAGCCGCCACATCCTCACTCCAGAAGCTGCCTCTCTGTGATAAATGTGGCACTGGCATTGT TGGACCGGTGGTGAAAGCTCGGGACAAGTACCGCCATCCAGCCTGTTTCGTGTGCTCAGACTGCGGCTTGAACTTGAAGCAGAAAGGCTACTTTTTTGTGGAGGGACAGATGTACTGTGAAGCCCATGCTCGAATGCGAATGACCCCACCTAAGGGACATGATCTAGTCACTGTATATCCTACTGCTTAG
- the pdlim3b gene encoding PDZ and LIM domain protein 3b isoform X2: MPQNVVLDGPAPWGFRLSGGKDFNQPLTITRVTPGSKASRVNLCPGDIILAIQGASTDGMTHAEAQNKIKDSTNQLFLKIERPETKMWSPQVIEEGKVNPFKINLEAEKQECKPIGTGHNRRAQPFVAAASLDDKTQVVSSTYNTPIGLYSQDNIQDALQGQIRGLVHEKPEGPTPLTSIEDSHVYRMLQDNQEQSHEPRQSGSFKALQDYVESDGTRPMVTRSVKAPVTKPQAATSSLQKLPLCDKCGTGIVGPVVKARDKYRHPACFVCSDCGLNLKQKGYFFVEGQMYCEAHARMRMTPPKGHDLVTVYPTA; the protein is encoded by the exons ATGCCACAGAACGTGGTGCTGGACGGGCCAGCCCCTTGGGGATTTCGGCTTTCAGGAGGCAAAGATTTTAACCAGCCGCTGACCATAACTCGG GTGACACCAGGCAGCAAGGCATCTCGGGTCAACCTGTGCCCAGGAGACATCATCCTGGCCATCCAGGGAGCGTCCACTGATGGTATGACTCACGCTGAAGCTCAGAACAAGATCAAAGACTCCACCAATCAGCTTTTCCTCAAGATAGAGAG GCCAGAAACAAAAATGTGGTCACCTCAGGTTATAGAAGAGGGGAAAGTGAACCCATTCAAAATCAATTTGGAGGCAGAGAAGCAA GAGTGTAAACCTATTGGCACAGGTCATAACAGAAGAGCGCAGCCCTTTGTGGCTGCCGCCAGTCTGGATGACAAAACGCAGGTGGTGAGCTCCACCTACAACACTCCCATAGGCCTCTACTCTCAAGATAACATCCAGGACGCCCTGCAAGGACAGATCCGGGGTCTGGTGCATGAAAAGCCTGAGGG CCCTACACCCCTGACGTCTATTGAAGACTCTCATGTGTACCGTATGCTCCAGGACAACCAAGAGCAGTCACATGAACCACGTCAGTCTGGATCATTCAAGGCCCTGCAAGACTATGTGGAGAGCGATG GCACAAGGCCCATGGTGACTAGAAGTGTAAAAGCCCCAGTGACAAAGCCCCAAGCCGCCACATCCTCACTCCAGAAGCTGCCTCTCTGTGATAAATGTGGCACTGGCATTGT TGGACCGGTGGTGAAAGCTCGGGACAAGTACCGCCATCCAGCCTGTTTCGTGTGCTCAGACTGCGGCTTGAACTTGAAGCAGAAAGGCTACTTTTTTGTGGAGGGACAGATGTACTGTGAAGCCCATGCTCGAATGCGAATGACCCCACCTAAGGGACATGATCTAGTCACTGTATATCCTACTGCTTAG
- the pdlim3b gene encoding PDZ and LIM domain protein 3b isoform X1, which yields MPQNVVLDGPAPWGFRLSGGKDFNQPLTITRVTPGSKASRVNLCPGDIILAIQGASTDGMTHAEAQNKIKDSTNQLFLKIERPETKMWSPQVIEEGKVNPFKINLEAEKQDIDYFEHKFNVRPKPFTSASQTSDITSQTLIGNVAQMSGTPSDGSRAALSAQYNSPIALYSADNVSNTLQQAQMSTVVRQALPSPTPLTSIEDSHVYRMLQDNQEQSHEPRQSGSFKALQDYVESDGTRPMVTRSVKAPVTKPQAATSSLQKLPLCDKCGTGIVGPVVKARDKYRHPACFVCSDCGLNLKQKGYFFVEGQMYCEAHARMRMTPPKGHDLVTVYPTA from the exons ATGCCACAGAACGTGGTGCTGGACGGGCCAGCCCCTTGGGGATTTCGGCTTTCAGGAGGCAAAGATTTTAACCAGCCGCTGACCATAACTCGG GTGACACCAGGCAGCAAGGCATCTCGGGTCAACCTGTGCCCAGGAGACATCATCCTGGCCATCCAGGGAGCGTCCACTGATGGTATGACTCACGCTGAAGCTCAGAACAAGATCAAAGACTCCACCAATCAGCTTTTCCTCAAGATAGAGAG GCCAGAAACAAAAATGTGGTCACCTCAGGTTATAGAAGAGGGGAAAGTGAACCCATTCAAAATCAATTTGGAGGCAGAGAAGCAA GACATTGATTACTTCGAACACAAGTTTAATGTCAGACCAAAGCCCTTCACATCTGCAAGCCAAACGAG TGACATCACATCCCAGACGCTGATCGGAAATGTAGCTCAAATGTCTGGCACCCCGTCGGATGGGTCCAGGGCAGCTCTTTCTGCACAGTATAACTCCCCAATTGCATTATACTCAGCAGACAATGTCTCAAATACACTGCAGCAGGCTCAGATGTCAACTGTAGTCAGGCAGGCATTGCCCAG CCCTACACCCCTGACGTCTATTGAAGACTCTCATGTGTACCGTATGCTCCAGGACAACCAAGAGCAGTCACATGAACCACGTCAGTCTGGATCATTCAAGGCCCTGCAAGACTATGTGGAGAGCGATG GCACAAGGCCCATGGTGACTAGAAGTGTAAAAGCCCCAGTGACAAAGCCCCAAGCCGCCACATCCTCACTCCAGAAGCTGCCTCTCTGTGATAAATGTGGCACTGGCATTGT TGGACCGGTGGTGAAAGCTCGGGACAAGTACCGCCATCCAGCCTGTTTCGTGTGCTCAGACTGCGGCTTGAACTTGAAGCAGAAAGGCTACTTTTTTGTGGAGGGACAGATGTACTGTGAAGCCCATGCTCGAATGCGAATGACCCCACCTAAGGGACATGATCTAGTCACTGTATATCCTACTGCTTAG